Genomic window (Calditrichota bacterium):
GAAGATCACAGGGATGCCGATCTGCACGGTAACCGGTTTGTCGCGCTGCTTGGCCGGTTTCCATTTCACCGCCTTGACCGCCGCAATGGCTGCCTCATCGCACCCGTTGTTGCCCAACGAGTTCTGCGCCCAGGCCTTGATCACCTCGCCCTTGTCACTAATGACGGCGATGACGTAGACCTTGCCTTCCACCCCGGCCTTGCGCGCGATCTCCGGGTACTTTAGCGCCTGCTGGATGGCCTGGAAGCCACCGATCGGCTCGGGTGGCTCGTCCCAGGCCACGAAGATCTGCGCGGACTCGTCTACTTGCTCCGGGGGCGGAGGTGGCGGGGGCAGCTCCGAGAGGTCCAATTCCGTGGTGGAAATGGTCTCGTCCTCAGGGATGTCCTCGCTCTCGCTCTCAATGGGGACGGCCGGGCGGCTCGTGGCAGGTGGGCGATCCATCTGCTCCGTGGGCGGGATCTCATCGACCTGCATCTTAAAGTCGATGCTCTCCACCTTCTCGGTCTTGATCTCGTACCGTTTGGAGGCCTGGAACATCCCGATGAGCAAGACCAAGGCCAGCACCATGGAAAGCTGGAAGACCTTCCGGTACTGCAGCCTGAGGTCTGCCTTTGGGTCTTTCCTCAACATGGCTCCATCACCTCACTCTCCGGCAGGTTTTGCCGAATAGTTAACATTCAGGGCGTCGGCCTTGCGCAACTCCTCCTGAATGTCGATGACCACCCCCATCTGCGCATCCTTGTCCACGCGCAGGGACACCACCTTCAGGGGGTGTAGGGGGTCGGTGCGCTTCTTGTACATGATGCCGGAGATGTCGCGCACGTCCACCAGTTTGTCATCGACCGAAATGCGCTGGAACCGATCCACCCATACGTAAGCCACATCGCGCTTGCCGGGGAGTTTCTCAATCTGTTTTGCCCGTGGCAGCACCACCGGCAGACCGCGATATTGCTTAAAGACGGTCGCCACCAGAAAGAAAAGCAAGAGCATGAAGATGATATCCGGCAGCGAGGCCGTCGGGATAGCGGCGGAAGCCTTCTCTTTCTTCCGGAACTTCAATTCTTTGACTCCTTCCCGTTACCAGATGTTCCCGGAGCCGCCGTCTTAAGACTCGGGCTCGGCGATGGAGATGCGTGGCGCCTTGGCCTGCTTCACCTGATCCAGAACCGCAATGAACACCTCGTAAGGGGTGCGCCTGTCGGTCTTGACGGAGACGATGAGCTGCGGGCGCTCGGCCAACCTGGTCTTTATAGCCTCCCGAATCATCTTCACTTCGATCGGCTGCTTGTCCAACATCACCTGCCCGCTCGCGTTAATCAGCAGGTTGGCGATGTTTTCCTTCCGCACCTCCTTGGTCTCACCCTTGGGCGGAAGCGCAAGGCCGATTCCCTTGTCCACGTCAATGGTGGTGGTCAACAAGAAGAACGTGAGCAAGAGGAAGACAATGTCCGACAGGGAGGCCTGCGGGATTTCGAGCTTGCGCTCTTTTCTGCGCTCCACTAACATTATGGGTTCCTCGCTCAGAGCTACTTGGTCTTCTCCATCTCCACCAGCGTGTCGATAAAGTCGACCGAGCTCTCCTCCATGTCAATGACCAAGCGGTCGATGCGTGACACGAAGTAGTTGTGGGCCGCCTGCATGATGATCGCCACGATCAACCCGAACACGGTGGTGAGCAACGCTTGTGAAATACCGTCGGCAACGATGGTGGGGGAAATGTCGTTAGCCTTAGCAATGGCGTCAAACGCGGTCACCATGCCCCATACGGTACCCAAGAAGCCAAGCATGGGTGCCACACTCACTACCGTGGCCAACCAGACCAGGCCTCTTTCCAAGAATGCCATCTCGATAGACCCAGCATTGACAATAGCCTTCTCGACCTGGTCAATGCCACGGTCGGCGCGCAGCAAACCGGCGTGGAAGATTGCCGCCACCGGACCACGCGTCTTCTCGCACAGTTCCAGCGCCTGCTTGACGCCACCTGTCTTGAGCGCGTCACGAATCTGGCCCAGGAACTTCTTCGTCTTGACCGAGGCCCTTGACAGGGTCCACAGACGCTCAAAGCTGATTGCCAGGCCGAGGATGAGCAGCGCCAGAATCGGCCACATGAACGCGCCGCCACGAAGATACAGTTCGACCATGCTCCCTTCTCCTCTTCAACAAGTTAGAAACCTGCAACGGACGGCCCATCTATTCTGTGCGTAAGTATAGCGAATTTTTGCGTAAATGTCAATACTTTTTTCTCGCTGCTGCAGTTTCTGTGCGCCGCACTGCTCTCGCCGCCACCTCCTCTGCGCCTCTCTGAGGATCTTTGCGGAGTCAGCGTCTTGATCAGGGGACAAGGTGGCCCGCCCCTCCATTCGTCCGCCTCTCGCCATGGGATGCTGAGCGAGCCACTGCGGTCCCCTCCACGCCGTACTCAGTGCAGCCACCCGGCGTCTGCAGGAATTCCCTCCCTACTCCCCGCTCTGTGCACGCGACGCGCGGCTTCGTACGCCCGCCTGCACCAAGCGCTGCGCCTCCGGAAAGTGCGCCAGCGCCGCTTTCACCTGGGCGTCCTGGGCGACTGCTACCTCGTAGAACCGCTCGGTACCCCACAGTTGTCGGGCAATTTCGCTCTTGATAACCTGCCGCCATAGTTCTCGCTCTGCCTGTGCCACATGCTCGTCGACGCCTACCCTCCGGCGCAGCAACAGCCGGCGGAACTCGAGGAGCATCCCTTCGTCCACCACAAAGCGCTGTTTGAAGGCAGTGAAGTTCCGTGCAAGGTTGCGGTGTCGGGCAGCGTATTCGGCCCCATATTCGAAGAAGAGCCCATCGGCCATTAACTGCACGGTGAGCGCACTCAGAGCAGGGGCGGCCACCTCGACGTCCGGCACGATGCCGCCGCCCCCGTAGACGGTCCGGCCACCCATGGTGCGAAACTGGGGGCGCACGGGTGTAGTCTGCTTAGGGGGTGCGTTGCCGTTCCCCAGTTCCAAGTCCTCAAGTGAACGTTGAATCAATCGCCCACTTGGGGTGTAGTAGCGGGCTATGGTGATGCGCAGGGCGCCACCGTCGCTCAGCCGTACCTCACTCTGTACGAGGGCCTTGCCAAAAGTCGGCTCTCCGACGATGAGGGCCCGATCCCAGTCCTGAAGAGCGCCGGCCACCACTTCCGCGGCACTGGCAGAGCCGCCGTCCACCAGCACCACGAGGGGAAGGTCGGCGTAGGGCGTAGGGTCTGACGAGCAGAGCTGGTCACTGGCGTGGGCTCCACGTCCCCGGGTGTAGACGATCGTCCTCCCGCCAGGAATGAAGCGGTCGGCCACCTCATAGGCCTGTTCCAGGAAGCCACCGGCATTGGAGCGCAGGTCGAGGAGGAGTTGCCTCATCCCCTGCTGCCGCAATTCGGCCAGCGCGCGGTCCAACTCGTGGCTGGCGGTGCGGGAGAAAGAGGCCAGCCGCACGTAGCCGGTGTGCGCCTCCACCATGAAGGCACAGGCCACACTGGCCAAAGGGATGCGCTCCCGCTGCAGCTGCACCTTGAGCAGTTCGCTCGTGCCAGGCCTCCGCAGGCTTAGGGTCACGGTGCTGCCTGTCCTGCCGCGCAGACGCTCTTCGATTTCCCCGGCGTCCATGCCCAAAGTGGACTGCTCATCAATGCGCAAGATGCGATCGCCAGGCCGAATGCCCGCCCGCTCGGCTGGGCTACCGCTCTGCGGGGCCACGACCACCGGCACCTTGTTCAGCACGAGGAACTCGATCCCCGTGCCCTCATAGTAGCCGTTGTGCCGCTGTTCACTTTCCGCCACTTTGCTCGCCGGTATGTACGTGGTGTGCGGATCGAGCTCGCTGAGCATGCCGCGAATTGCTGCGTCCACCAGTCGACCGGCGTCCAGCTCCTCCACGTAGTAGCGGCGCACAGTGTTAAAGACCTCCACGAAGCGCCGCACGTGGTCCTGGGCAGCAGCGACCGTGGCTGCCGCCCTGCTCTCAAGGCGAAGAGCAAAGGCCGCAGAGAGGAATAGCACGGCTCCTGCTGTCCATTTCAGCCGGATGCTCAACCGCCAAGCACCTCACACTTCATGCGGACTTGTACCCGCCAGCTTTCGCCAGCCGGTAGCAGCACGCGCCACAAGGGCACGATAGCTGAACTTTGGTAGACGCGCTCAAACCCACCTTCCGACTGTGAGATCGTCTCGATGGGAAACCGCCAGACCCTCGCTGGCAGATCGAAGCCGAGGCTGACGCGAAGTTGCCGCCACTCGTCGGTGAGCGCTACCTCCTGCACTCGTTCCTCTTCACCGGTGCTCGCCAGGTGGGCTTGGGCGGGCTTACGCCCGTCAAAGGTGAAGTAGCGGTCCGGCGCCTGGCCCGCCTGCAGGGCTACGTTGAACTCGACACCAAAGAGCAGCTCAATATCCTCCCGTTCGGGATTGCGCAACTCATAGCTGGCCAGCACTTCGTCGCTGCCCGCGCTGACCACCACCCGCTTGGTGAGCTCGAGAGCACGCACAACAGTTCCTACTTTTACCTGGCCATTTCTGCGTAAAACGATCTCAGTTGCGCCGCGCTCTTTAGCCACGGCGAGCTCATACTGGCCGCCCACAAAGTCCCCGTGCTCGTCGTAGCGTGCAGAGGCCAGTTGCTCAAGCGTCGTGTCCGGCCCCAGAAAGTGGTCGACGAGGGACTTGTGCTCATACCAGTCGTAGTGGAGGCGGCGCTCAAGGCCTTGCTCCTTCACGAGAACGAGGTCGTGAATGCTGGCCACGCTCTTCTGCCCTGGCGAATCCTGCGCGCCGCTACTGGCAAGGGCGAGCTTGCGATGGTACCCCTCCTCCCGGCGGGCGATAGTGTCCAGGAGATTGAGCGCCTTTGGTTTGTAGTCCCACTCGGTCAACACGCCCCCCTTTGCCGGCGCGAGGTAAAGGTTAAAGCGGTCGGTCTCTGCGATGACCTCGTTGTGGCCGTCCGCGTCAAAGTCGGTGACCTGCACCGTCACCCATTTCTTGGCGCGGCCGGCATGCTCCACACGGTCGAGGAGCACCTCCGCGGAGATGAGCTCTTTGTAGATGGCTGCTCGTAAGTTATTCAGGTACAGCCCTCCGAACACGCCGTGCCAGTAGGGACAATTGCACTGCCCTGCCCAAAGGTGGTCGCGGGCCTGGGAGATGAGCTTGCTGCGGTGCCCCTGTGCCAGCCGTGAGACTCTCCTGCTGACGCGCAACATGCGCTTGTGCATGTGGTTGGCTTCAGGGTACTTGGCCAAGAAATTCCGCCAGAAACCTCCGCGCACGAACACCTTGTAGCGCTCCAGGAGCTGCGCCTGGGCGAGCTTCTGCTCAAAATCCTCGTACTCGTGGATGGCCCGCGCCGGGAGCGCCCATTCCATCATCTCGCGGTAGGAGGCGGTGGGAAGGTAGACCCGCCCCGCCGGGGGGAGCTGCTCCAAGGCCTCGGAGAAGTGAACGATGGTGATCCAATCGCTGTTTTCCTCGAGGGAAATGAGGAAACGCTCCAGCCACCGGTCGGCGTAGCAGTGCTTATGCGTGCCTGGCCAGATGCCAAACTTCTCGCCATCGTCGGCAAAGACGATGAGTCGATTGCCGTCCTCGGTAGCCAGGGAACGGAGGTAGTCAATGGTCACTTCCGGTTCCTGGAACGGGATGGTGTAGCGCAACCGCTCACTAATGGGAAACACGGCGAGAGTATCCCCCTCGTTCTCCGTGAGGAAGTATCCCAGGAGTTCCTCTTCGCGCAGGCCGGCGTACTTGAAGTGCGAGTCGTCCACCACCGTGTAGCGAATCCCGGCTCTGCTGAGGGGTGTTGGCAGGTGTGGTTCCCAGATGCGTTCGGCCAGCCACATGCCAGTGGCCTGGTAGCCAGTCAGCCTGGCGACGTAGCTGGTCAGCTTTTCGATCTGACCCAGCTTGTCTTCATCAGGGATGGTGATCATGATCGGCTCGTAGTAGCCGCCCGTCATCATTTCCACCTGGCCGCGGGCCACCATCTCGCGCAGCAGCGCCACAAACTCCGGATAGCGCGTCGCGATCCACTCCAAGAGAATCCCCGTGTAGTGGAGAGCGACTTTGATGCGAGGGTGGCGATGCAGGGCCTCCAGGAAAGGACGATATGCCCTGTCAAAACCCTCTTGGAAGACAAAGTCAAAGTTGCCCACAGGCTGATGGCTGTGGACGCCAAGTGCGACGTTGATTTTCCTCACTCCATCCCTCGCCACTCTCTTGCTCTGTCCTGGTGATCGGCTGCCGCTTCCTGCCCGTGGCTCACAGCTTGCTGGCTACGGCCTGGGCCATATCCAAGGTGCTTGCATTGCCTCCCATGTCGTAGGTGCGCACCTTGCCCTCTTTGATGACTTGAGCAATGGCACCTTCCAGCCGCGCCGCCATGTCCTTCTCGTCAAGCCAATCGAACATCAGCTTGACGGCCAGGAGCATGGCCATCGGGTTGACTTTATACTGGCCGGCATATTTGGGCGCGGAACCATGGGTGGGCTCGAAGATAGCGTAGTTGTCACCGATGTTGCCGCTGCTGGCAAAACCCATTCCCCCCACCAGCTGCGCGCACAGGTCGGAGATGATGTCACCGAACATGTTCGAAGTAACCAGGACACCGTAGTCCAGCGGGTTCTTCAGCAGCCACATGCAGATGGCATCGATATTCGCCTCCCAGAGCTGGATGTCCGGGTATTCCTGGGCCACCTTGCGTGCCTCGCGGATCATCAGCCCCGAGGTCTCGCGGATGACGTTGGGCTTTTCCACCACAGTCACGCTCTTGTAGCCATACTTGCGCGCGTACTCGAAGGCATCGCGCACAATGTTCCTGCTCGCCTGCCGCGTGATGATGCGCAAAGAGATGGCCATGTCTTCATCGGCCACGTTGGCAAAACGGCGCATCTTGGGGTGATGCTCGTCCAGCACCTTGCGCACCGCAGGCGGCACAGGGTGGAACTCGACTCCGGCGTACAGGTCTTCCGTATTCTCCCGAAAAACCACCAGGTCAATCCCTTCGCGATAGTTCAAGGGA
Coding sequences:
- a CDS encoding energy transducer TonB, with the translated sequence MLRKDPKADLRLQYRKVFQLSMVLALVLLIGMFQASKRYEIKTEKVESIDFKMQVDEIPPTEQMDRPPATSRPAVPIESESEDIPEDETISTTELDLSELPPPPPPPEQVDESAQIFVAWDEPPEPIGGFQAIQQALKYPEIARKAGVEGKVYVIAVISDKGEVIKAWAQNSLGNNGCDEAAIAAVKAVKWKPAKQRDKPVTVQIGIPVIFKLK
- a CDS encoding biopolymer transporter ExbD — its product is MKFRKKEKASAAIPTASLPDIIFMLLLFFLVATVFKQYRGLPVVLPRAKQIEKLPGKRDVAYVWVDRFQRISVDDKLVDVRDISGIMYKKRTDPLHPLKVVSLRVDKDAQMGVVIDIQEELRKADALNVNYSAKPAGE
- a CDS encoding DUF1926 domain-containing protein, whose amino-acid sequence is MRKINVALGVHSHQPVGNFDFVFQEGFDRAYRPFLEALHRHPRIKVALHYTGILLEWIATRYPEFVALLREMVARGQVEMMTGGYYEPIMITIPDEDKLGQIEKLTSYVARLTGYQATGMWLAERIWEPHLPTPLSRAGIRYTVVDDSHFKYAGLREEELLGYFLTENEGDTLAVFPISERLRYTIPFQEPEVTIDYLRSLATEDGNRLIVFADDGEKFGIWPGTHKHCYADRWLERFLISLEENSDWITIVHFSEALEQLPPAGRVYLPTASYREMMEWALPARAIHEYEDFEQKLAQAQLLERYKVFVRGGFWRNFLAKYPEANHMHKRMLRVSRRVSRLAQGHRSKLISQARDHLWAGQCNCPYWHGVFGGLYLNNLRAAIYKELISAEVLLDRVEHAGRAKKWVTVQVTDFDADGHNEVIAETDRFNLYLAPAKGGVLTEWDYKPKALNLLDTIARREEGYHRKLALASSGAQDSPGQKSVASIHDLVLVKEQGLERRLHYDWYEHKSLVDHFLGPDTTLEQLASARYDEHGDFVGGQYELAVAKERGATEIVLRRNGQVKVGTVVRALELTKRVVVSAGSDEVLASYELRNPEREDIELLFGVEFNVALQAGQAPDRYFTFDGRKPAQAHLASTGEEERVQEVALTDEWRQLRVSLGFDLPARVWRFPIETISQSEGGFERVYQSSAIVPLWRVLLPAGESWRVQVRMKCEVLGG
- a CDS encoding isocitrate/isopropylmalate dehydrogenase family protein produces the protein TDCCLFGAITSKPKEEAEKELIPELQGKGLVYSSPIVRLRQEFNLRTNLRPCRAYEGNPLNYREGIDLVVFRENTEDLYAGVEFHPVPPAVRKVLDEHHPKMRRFANVADEDMAISLRIITRQASRNIVRDAFEYARKYGYKSVTVVEKPNVIRETSGLMIREARKVAQEYPDIQLWEANIDAICMWLLKNPLDYGVLVTSNMFGDIISDLCAQLVGGMGFASSGNIGDNYAIFEPTHGSAPKYAGQYKVNPMAMLLAVKLMFDWLDEKDMAARLEGAIAQVIKEGKVRTYDMGGNASTLDMAQAVASKL
- a CDS encoding biopolymer transporter ExbD, which produces MMLVERRKERKLEIPQASLSDIVFLLLTFFLLTTTIDVDKGIGLALPPKGETKEVRKENIANLLINASGQVMLDKQPIEVKMIREAIKTRLAERPQLIVSVKTDRRTPYEVFIAVLDQVKQAKAPRISIAEPES
- a CDS encoding MotA/TolQ/ExbB proton channel family protein, whose protein sequence is MVELYLRGGAFMWPILALLILGLAISFERLWTLSRASVKTKKFLGQIRDALKTGGVKQALELCEKTRGPVAAIFHAGLLRADRGIDQVEKAIVNAGSIEMAFLERGLVWLATVVSVAPMLGFLGTVWGMVTAFDAIAKANDISPTIVADGISQALLTTVFGLIVAIIMQAAHNYFVSRIDRLVIDMEESSVDFIDTLVEMEKTK
- a CDS encoding S41 family peptidase, whose product is MLFLSAAFALRLESRAAATVAAAQDHVRRFVEVFNTVRRYYVEELDAGRLVDAAIRGMLSELDPHTTYIPASKVAESEQRHNGYYEGTGIEFLVLNKVPVVVAPQSGSPAERAGIRPGDRILRIDEQSTLGMDAGEIEERLRGRTGSTVTLSLRRPGTSELLKVQLQRERIPLASVACAFMVEAHTGYVRLASFSRTASHELDRALAELRQQGMRQLLLDLRSNAGGFLEQAYEVADRFIPGGRTIVYTRGRGAHASDQLCSSDPTPYADLPLVVLVDGGSASAAEVVAGALQDWDRALIVGEPTFGKALVQSEVRLSDGGALRITIARYYTPSGRLIQRSLEDLELGNGNAPPKQTTPVRPQFRTMGGRTVYGGGGIVPDVEVAAPALSALTVQLMADGLFFEYGAEYAARHRNLARNFTAFKQRFVVDEGMLLEFRRLLLRRRVGVDEHVAQAERELWRQVIKSEIARQLWGTERFYEVAVAQDAQVKAALAHFPEAQRLVQAGVRSRASRAQSGE